The DNA window AGGTTGTAGTCACCTGTCACTCCAAGCCCAATGAGTACAACTATCAAGTAGGTGAAGTCTCTGCCAGCTTCTTTTACTGGAAGATATGAGGGTGAGATTTATTAGACAATCAGTAAACTGTTTGACATCAAATAACTCCTCTGATCAGCCTGTTTTATTGGCAACAGTTTATCCTCAAGGTTAACTGTGGTAAGTCATAAAGCTTAGTCTAAAACAGAGCAATACCTGCAGCCGAGCCGCTGTGAAACGCCCAGTGTGGTACTTTATCAAGTAAAATTaccaaaaaaaatgtgttggttACAGTCTCACGAATGCAAACAGGTCCTTGCtatattcaataaataaataaagaatgctTTATTTGGCTCCTGGACCACCATTTTAAGACAATACATTGGACTCTGTTCACTTGTGATGATGACTTGTCACGATTGAGatactttttaaatatacaCACTATCCAATCACTGTTTATAGTGTTTGAGTCTATCAATAAATGAATAGATTATAGCCCATGCAATATGAGTATTAAAAACGACCTTGCTACCTCAACTATGTTATGTGTTCTTGAGCGTTAATCTACTTTGTATTTGAGGGGGGGAAAGCTGTTTTGGAAAATATCTTACAATTTAGTGGACTAGAATGAGAGTACACAACTCATCTACAGTAACGTATGTCACTGCCTCGCTTACCTTTTTGTGCAGCTGAAGGTTTGGGGCTCCCACTCTGGTACCTGGAAACCGACTTGTCTCTCTCTTCGGGGCTGCTTTGATTTCTGGCTGTAGAGTCGAGCGAAATACCCCGCCGCATGAAGCAGCTCAGTACTGGCATGACAGAAGGAGCCTCGATTCTCCTGTGGAAAGTCAGTCTCGATACTGTTGAcgctgtcctgtgtgtgtggatgagcAAACTGACTTGTGTGAGTTTGCATTTCTGAGCGCTGTACAGTGTCGCTGTCTGTTGTAGATTCCGCTGGAGACCTTTCACTATCTGCATGTAAGCCATGATTATGTCCTCTGCGAGTTAGCTGTAGTTACCTTCACAGAAAGCGGAGTTAGTGTGCAATTTAGCACTGACTGAAAGCTAGCTAAAGCTGGTAAAACTAACATACACCTACTGCAGGCTTAAATAATATAAAGTAACTATTATTGGTCATGAATGCACAACATACATTTGTGCTACAAGAGCGGTATATCAAATCAGTCGTGTTCAGATGGCGCATTCTTTGTCGTCACACCGTTTATAGGAATCATGGGAGACTGAGTTTTTAATGTAGAACTTCCGTGTCTGGAAACAACTATTACTGCATTTTATAGCGTGCAAGTTGCGTCGTAATAGTTGTTAATGCACTATATACACTACATATGTAGGTTGTATATTTTTATTCTctacttgtgtgtgtatatatatatatatatatatatatatatatatatatatatatatatatatatatatatatagccaacCAAGCCACCAACACAAGTTGTTTAATTGAATTTGTTAAATCCGCAGAATGTTTCATTAAGTTCTGAAATTGGGAATGAGGTAGGGTTGTTCCACTTAGAATCAATTGCCATTTACTGGAAACTAATTTGATGatcgattaatcatttatcaaaaatgctatgaaaaaaacatatatatatatatatatatatatatatatatatatatatatatatatatatatatatatatatatatatatatatatatatatatatatggacagGCACATAACTGAGGTACTGTATTATAAATATCAAAAAGGAGGCATGTTCACCTTAATAGGATTTCTTTAATGGCAGTCACTCTCAAATGTAAAATCTTATTTTCTTGCCAAGCTGTCCAGGAGGCTTCATATAGAACCATTCAATCCCACTACATGGACTGTAAGTCTACTTTACACTTACATCTTTACATTGCACCTTTGCggaaatattttacattcagtTGAGGAATTTCAGCTCAATGGTTTCTCCGGttgtacactcacctaaaggattattaggaacacctgtaagatttctcattaatgcaattatctaatcaaccaatcatatggcagctgcttcaatgcatttaggggtgtcgtccaggtctagacaatctcctgaactgaactgaatgtCAGAGtaggaaagaaaggtgatctaagcaactttgagtgtggcatggttgttggtgccagacgggctggtctgagtatttcacaatctgctcagttactgtgattttcacacacaaccatttctagggtttacaaagaatggtctgaaaaaggaaaaagtatGCGGCAGTCCTGTGGGTGACAATGCCTCGTTGATGCTCGTgctcagaggagaatgggccgactgattccagctgatagaagatcaactttgactcaaataaccactcgttacatcggaggtatgcagcaaaacatttgtgaagccacaacacaaacaaccaacagaagaccccaccgggtaccactcatctccactaaaaataggaaaatgaggctacaatttgcacaagctcaccaaaattggacatttgaagactggaaaaatgttgcctggtctgatgagtcttgATTTCTGTTGAGGCATTGaaatggtagagtcagaatttggcgtaaacagaatgagaacatggatccggtcatgccttgttaccactgtgcaggctggtAGTGGTGGTGTACTGGTactttaggccccttagtaccaattgggcatcatttaaatgccacagcctacctgagcattgtttctgATCATGTCCATCCTTTTATGACCACCACGTACCCATCCGctgatggctacttccagcaggataatgcaccGTGTCACAAAGCtcgaatcatttcaaattggtttcttgaacatgacaatgagttcactgtactaaaatggcccccacagtcaccagatctcaacccaatagaacatctttgggatgtggtggaacgggagcttcgtgccctggatgtgcatcccacaaatctccatcaactgcaagatgctatcctatcaatatgggccaacatttctaaagaatgcttccagcaccttgttgaatcaacgccacgaagaattaaggcagttctgaaggcgatagggggtcaaacacggtattagtatggtgttcctaataatcctttaggtgagtgtaggcgatgtgttttttaaagaacGTGATTTGAGAAAAACTTTTTCCAAAAGTGTTACACGTGACTCCTCTCTTTCTCGTGTGGATTCAAATAGAAAATGActtgtctgtctgctctcttATATGCCTTTTGAAAAGGTGCAGCTTCTCACCAGTGTGGGCTTTGCTCATATGGACCATCACTTCAGTGCTACGTCTGAAATTGTCGCCACATTTCACAAGAATACGCCTTCTCACCTCTGTGGACTCGCATATGCCTTATCAATGCTGACAAATGAGAGAATCTTTTTCCACAGGTTTTGCAAAGGTACGGCTTCTCGCCTGTGTGGGTTCTCATGTGGATTTTCAAAGTATAGTTACGTCTGAAATCTTTCCCACAGATTTTACAACTATACGGCTTCCCGCCTGTGTGGGTTCTCATGTGGACATTCAAATCATAGATGCTTTCAAAATCTTCCCAACAAATTTTACAAGTATGTggcttctcacctgtgtggCTACTCATGTGGACTTTCAAGGTACTATTACATTTGAAAGCTTTACCACATGTTTTGCAAGAATATGGCTTCTCATCTGTGTGGGTTCTCAGGTGTCTCTGTAATACCGAATTGTACTTATAAACCTTTCCACATTTCTCACATTTGAAAGACCTTTTACCTGTGTCAGAAACTTTGTGAATCTCTGAGAAGTTAGGGTTGTTAATAACGTTACTGTGACTTCTGCTTTTGTGATACCACTTGCCTCTTTTTTGATCTTGGCTTTCAGTTTCAtgagagaggagcaggaggTCAGTGTTTGGTTCTGATACTACAGACCTGTTAACTGGAATGTAGTTTAGACTCGTTTCCTCCACCACACACTGAGTTTCATTGATACTAAAGTTCAGAGTCTGATCTTCACTGCGGCGACTTTCCTCATAAGTAGGAGTCAACATAAAGGCATCAGTCTCCTGCTTCAGTacaagctgctctccctcctgactgacgcagagttcctcctgttcctctttaatctgTGGACGATCTGGCTCCTCTTGGTCCAGACTGGAGTTCCTCTCCTGAGTACACATCTGCTGCTGGTCAGCTAgaacctcttcctcctcctcctcctcacagaCATGTCGCTGTGGGAGCTCTGGAGGGACACACAACAAAAGAAATAGGATATAACTTACTGTGATGGTAGACAATTACAACACGTTATGTCTTTAAACCATAACATTGCTCATTTTTTTAAGACCATGTACATCTATGATGTGTAACTTTACTTCGGGATCACAACCGATAACGTTAACATTACCCAACAGTCTGCGCTGACGATCGATCTCTTCCTCGTACTCGACGatagttttttcaaaaactctgaatatttcttcagcagcagcagttagacGCTCGTTGACAAACTGTCTCACATACTCAACTGAAGGCATTGTTGCGTAATAAACCGAAATAATTATCTACAATACGGCTACAGTAACGTCTGCCCGCGATGGATGTACTATACGTGGATTCAGCTAAAGCTACAACCCTTGTTGTTTACTTCCGCTGGATGTCACACTGTTAAGTTCCGACAGTGAACACACTAGAGCTTTTCTTTCCGCTTGCaactgatgacattttattCCAAACTTGTGTGTTTAACATCAGTAGCAAGGCTATACATCTACCTCGCGTCATCCTACAAGGAAATGTCGATCTATTTAATAAATTACTAATCTTAACTAACAGTCATCTTTTTTGTTACTTTGCAGGTAATGattttgtataaaaacaaaaacaaacaaactggtttAAGAAGTATTCACAATATTATAGCAGAAATACCAGTGTATTCACagtgcattcaaaatgttagtTAAGTAAAGGAACGGAAGAACTATTAGCAAAAAACACATAACGTAAGAgacatttaaacattatttagaatGGCCCCCATCAGTGCCATGcaattatataatttatttacctGGCCGATAAAGTGTTCTAGTGACTAGTCGAGTTGGaccttttttaaacatcagCGCTGGGTACCAATGGGTAACAAtgctcattttaaaagaggactGGGATGTTTCCCAGAAATGCTGGCCATACTGTAATGTATCTAAATACATGGACACACTTATTTTACGTAAACTGTGCAGTCAGACATCTTTTTATTGAGCTGAAACCTCTTCCATGTTTTCTAAGTATGGAGCTTTTCGCCTGTATGGGTTTGACTACACCTGAAACCTCTGATGCAGTGATACAACTTTTACCTGTGTGAGTTCTTGTGTGGCTTTTAAAGTTACTGATCTGAAATCTCTCCCACAGAGAGTCCATGGTCTCTTCACTTGAGTGAGTTCAGGGTGTGAACATATACAGGTGTACAGctcaagtacacacacacaggctgtggTCGGCCCTGCATACATTCAAGGaatgcatttaaataaacaaatgtttttacaaCATTCATATACATTTTCATGCTGCCCTTCTGTCTGTCAAAAtggttttactttctttttagaGTCAGGAGAAATGATAAGTGGTCTGGTATTGCATTACACCCTCAGTTCAACGTAGCacactattttatttttctccattACTTACTATGGAGCTATACATAGCACATACAATACATGGACTCTGATCCAAATCAGGACCCAAATGCAATTTAATCTGGACCCTTAAcaaaatgtcaatgaaacctgactcaatttaaataaattgcTTAATTCAACCTTTCTGGACTCATGACACTGTAGAAATTTAGCAAGTTGATGTTTAAGAGTTACATTTAAGTACCACTGATATATAGCTAACAATTAGCAGTACTCAAATACAAGTATTCAGtattaagacacacacacacacacacacacacatatatatatatatatatatatatatatatatatatttatatatatatatatatatatatatagcaacgTTTCAATTAGTCACAATTGCCGTTTAATTGAATTTGTTAAATCCGCTGAATGTTACACTAAGTCCTGAAAGTGGAAATGAGGTACGGTCTGTTCCACTTACAAATATAATTGTTGCCATTTTATTCTTTGAAACAATTGGCATTAACAGGAAACTTATTTAATGATTGGTTAATCATTTGTCATTtattaagaaaagaaaatgctaaaAATATGGACAGGCACATAACTGAGAAAGTGTATTAAAAAATAGCAAAAAGGAGACATCTTCTCATTAATAGGATTTCTTTAATGGTAATATTAAACAGGGATGCCAGTCACTCTCAAATGTAAAATCTGACTTCTTGCAAAGATGTCCAGGAGGCTTCATATAGATTATACCACTTCAGGTGTACGTGGATTTTATGGTCTTGttaaattttaaattaaaagtgaTTCTAACACACTCTGTAAATGGACATTTGGCAAAAAGATCACACCTTTCCTATACTGTACACTCACTGTGAAACATTTTTCCTTGAGTTGGGAGATCATGATCGTTTCAAAGAAATAATCTTGCTAACAgaaaaaataagtaataaagTCAAATGAAGGGAAACTTTACACTATCATATTGACATCTCACCTTTGTGGGAAATATTTCACATTGAGTTACAGAGATGTAGCTATTGCAAACGGGTATTTAATTCAGTTATTAAACACGTCTTAACAGGAGTTTCAGCTCAATGGTTTCTCTGTATTGCTCCTCAGGTGTCTCTTCAAGAACGTGATTTAAGAAAAACTTTTTCCACAAGTGCTGCACCTGGCTCCTCATTGGTGTGGATTCAAATAGAAAATGACTTGTCTGCATGCACTCTTATATGCCTTTAAAAAAGGCGCGGCTTCTCACCAGTGTGGGCTTTTCTCATATGGACCATCACTTCAGTGCTACGTCTGAAATTCTTCCCACAAGTGTTACAAGTATACGGCTTTtcacctgtgtggattctcatgtggaCTTTCAAATCATCGCTACGACTAAAATCTTTCCCACATGTTTTACAAGTATACggcttctcacctgtgtggattctcatatGTCTTATCAATGCTGACAGGTCACAGAATCTATTCCCACATGTTTTACAAGTATATggcttctcacctgtgtgggttCTCATGTGGACTTTCAGAATATTATTACATTTGAAAGCTTTCCCACATGTTTTGCAAGAATATGGCTTCTCACCTGTATGGGTTCTTATATGATACTTCAATGATGATATCTGACCATATGTTTTCCCACATGTCTTGCAAGAATATggcttctcacctgtgtgggttATTAAATGATATTTCAATGATGATATCCGACTGAAACTTCGCCCACATGTTTGGCAAGAATGTTGCTTCTCATCTGTGTGGATTCTTATATCGTTATACATCTTTTTACCTGTGTGAGTATCAAGGTGAATCTCTGACAAGTTAGGGTTGTTTACACTGTTACTGTGATTTCTGCTTTTGTGATGTCTCTTGTTTGTTTCTGGATCTGCATTTGTAATTGCTCCAGAGTCTCCATGCTTGCCTCTTTTTTGATCTTGGCTTTCAGTTTCAtgagagaggagcaggaggTCAGTGTTTGGTTCTGATACTACAGACCTGTTAACTGGAATGTAGTTTAGACTCGTTTCCTCCACCACACACTGAGATTGATCGATACTAAAGTTCAGAGTCTGATCTTCACTGCGGCGACTTTCCTCATAAGTAGGAGTCAACATAAAGGCATCAGTCTCCTGCTTCAGTacaagctgctctccctcctgactgacgcagagttcctcctgttcctctttaatctgTGGACGATCTGGCTCCTCTTGGTCCAGACTGGAGTTCCTCTCCTGAGTACACATCTGCTGCTGGTCAGCTagaacctcctcctcctcacagaCATGTCGCTGTGGGAGCTCTGGAGGGACACACAACAAAAGAAATAGGATATAACTTACTGTGATGGTAGACAATTACAACACGTTATGTCTTTAAACCATTAGGatgctgctttttttaaagaccCATCAATATTTTACACACCTATGATGTGTAACTTTATTTTGGGATTCCAAGCGATAACGTTACTCAACAGTCTGCGCTGACGATCGATCTCTTCCTCGTACTCGACGatagttttttcaaaaactctgaatatttcttcagcagcagcagttagacGCTCGTTGACAAACTGTCTCACATACTCAACTGAAGGCATTGTTGCGTAATTGAAACTGAAATAATTATCTACAATACGGCTACAGTACCTCTAATGCAGCTAAAGCTACAAGagggtgttgttgttgtttacttcCGCTAAATGTCACACTGTTAAGTTCCGACAGTAAACGTGCGGGAGCTTTTCTTTCCGCTTTTAACTGAAGGCACTTTGTTCAAAACCAGTGTTGACCAATTAGTAAAGATGTAACCTACATCTACCTCGCccaaaaggaaatgtgggtACTATTTTattaactactttttttttttttttacatttttgtcacttagactacactgtaaaacataATAGTGCAAGTTAAAATATAGGCATAAATATGgcattaataaaatataaaataaaaactgaaacgCAAACTGCTATTGAATAAATTGAAACAACTACATCAAGGTAACAATGACACAGTGACTGCAACTGCCCTACCACAGGGTGATGCAGCCGGTCAGGATCCTTGTCCAGGGCAAGTAAACTCTGTGTTCGGGCAACTGGAATGCGTCATGCAGTTGTCCGATTGggcaagtgaaaaaaatgtgatcTTATCTGAAAATAAATTGCATACTGTATTGCTGGAGCGGAGCTTTTCCAGCTGATTGAGCTGCCTCTGTCTCACCACAAAGTGTTGAACAGGACTGATTACAAAAAACTGGACACAATGAGGGCTCCTGTGCATTTGTATCCCTTTTCAGGAGCTAGAATCCTTGAATCCTTGAATCCCTCCATttttctgtgtttaaaaaagttgttattgttgttagcCACTAGCCATTCATAACGCTTTGGTTTGAGTTTGTCAACCAATCCAATGCTGTGTTCCTGACTTGTCCAATCAAAGGGCTGTGTTTTTGACTGTGTAGCAGCTCTGATATCCAACAATGGcctacattttacagtttagaCAAGTAAAACATCTCAGCCACTTGCCCTGCTCTTGATGGTGCATCTGTAGAAGTTGCTGTGTAATCTGGAGTCCATGTTGAACCTTATCAGCCTGCGGAGGAAGAAGAGCTGCTGTCTTGCAGTCTTTGTGATGGTGTCAGTGCTGTGACCACATCAGGTCCTTGCTGATGTGTACCCAGGAACCTGAAGCTGTTGACTCTCTCCATTGTAGTCCCATTGATGTTGCTTGATGTAAGCGCCTTAGTTTTGGTAACATTGAAATGGAAGTTGTTGTGGTCATGGCACCAAGATGTCAGGGCTCTGACCTCCTCTCTGTAGTCCGTCTCGTTGCTGTCGGTTATCAGGCCGATGACAGTCATCTTGTCTGTGGGTGGCCACGCAGTCGTGTGTGAACAGGGAGTACAGGAGAGGGCTGAGAACGCAGCCCTAAGGGACTCCGGTGTTAAGTCAGGGTGGAGGATGGTGCTTAGTCAGGAAGCTCAGGATCCAATCACAGAGGTTAGTGTTGAGTCCTAGGCCTCTGAGCTTGGTGACAAGCTTGGAGGGCATAAAGGTGTTGAATGCTGAACTAAAGTCAATGAATAGCATTCTCACCTATGTGTTCCTCTGGTCCAGGTGGGAGAGGCCAGTGAGGAGGGCTAGGGTGATAGTCTGTGATCTGTTTGGTCTATAAGGAAACTGTTGTGGGTCCagtgagacagggagggagaaagtgatCAAGATTTTGACTAACCGCTCAAAACACTTTATGATTGTGGAGGTGAGTGCTACTGGGTGGCAGTTGTTCAGAGTGCTTTGGACTTTTTTGGGACAGGGACAGTGGTGGTATTTTTATAACCATGTAGGGACTACAGACTGGAGCAGTGAGAGGTTTACAATGTCTGTGAAGACATCTGCCAGTTGTTCTGCAGTCTGCACACACCTTGAGAGCTCGGCCAGGAATGCCATCAGGTCCAGGTGCATTGAATAGATTAATCCTTTTGAAATATTTGCACACATCTGCCCTGGATATTACTAGTGGACTAGGGGCCTTTTGTACATTTTCAACCAGCCAGCCCACATGTTTCTGATGTTGCAGCCCTGCTAGTTAAGACTACAGAAAACTATTTTACTTACAAGAAGATGGAGCAATTGTCGTGTGTCCATCCTGTTTGTGACGTAAATTCTGTCTACTTTAGGCTCTTTAATAACAATCTAAATCATATACCTGTGAATGCAAGTTTTCTTGATTATACGCACAAGACAGATTGCAGATTTGCAGTTTTTGAGTTGTTTTTGCCTGACACAGGAATTttacctgtttttatttttttataaatgctccattgtgttcaccagctagttgctaactttgtctgtcagctgtttggtgctgggcaggtacaGTAAAGTGTTTTCTTTAGAGCTTTTGTGTCCGAAAGTGACACTATGAGAGC is part of the Sander vitreus isolate 19-12246 chromosome 22, sanVit1, whole genome shotgun sequence genome and encodes:
- the timm21 gene encoding mitochondrial import inner membrane translocase subunit Tim21, which codes for MAYMQIVKGLQRNLQQTATLYSAQKCKLTQVSLLIHTHRTASTVSRLTFHRRIEAPSVMPVLSCFMRRGISLDSTARNQSSPEERDKSVSRYQSGSPKPSAAQKVKEAGRDFTYLIVVLIGLGVTGGLLFVVFQELFSSSSPNKVYGKAFNKVRLDPEVIGAFGEPIKCYGETTRRGRRQHLSHLEYLKDGLKHMRLKFYIEGSEPGLKGTVHSESKENPETGKYEFRYIFVEVDTYPRRTIIVEDNR
- the LOC144537109 gene encoding uncharacterized protein LOC144537109: MPSVEYVRQFVNERLTAAAEEIFRVFEKTIVEYEEEIDRQRRLLSNVIAWNPKIKLHIIELPQRHVCEEEEVLADQQQMCTQERNSSLDQEEPDRPQIKEEQEELCVSQEGEQLVLKQETDAFMLTPTYEESRRSEDQTLNFSIDQSQCVVEETSLNYIPVNRSVVSEPNTDLLLLSHETESQDQKRGKHGDSGAITNADPETNKRHHKSRNHSNSVNNPNLSEIHLDTHTGKKMYNDIRIHTDEKQHSCQTCGRSFSRISSLKYHLITHTGEKPYSCKTCGKTYGQISSLKYHIRTHTGEKPYSCKTCGKAFKCNNILKVHMRTHTGEKPYTCKTCGNRFCDLSALIRHMRIHTGEKPYTCKTCGKDFSRSDDLKVHMRIHTGEKPYTCNTCGKNFRRSTEVMVHMRKAHTGEKPRLF